The Salinibacterium sp. M195 genome includes a window with the following:
- a CDS encoding MDR family MFS transporter, whose protein sequence is MTTTNQPEVMTPSDPATKRSILLLFAGLMVTMLLSALDQTIFSTALPTIVGELDGVNHMLWVTTAYILASTIMMPVYGKLGDLIGRKGLFIGAIAIFMAGSVIGGFAPDMTWLIIGRAVQGLGGGGLMILSQAIIADVVPARERGRYMGIMGGVFALASVAGPLLGGWFTESIGWRWAFWMNLPLGALAIVSAVLLLKLPKNTKSKPSIDVAGMILLALASTAIVLVTTWGGTQYDWDSLIIIGLIALAIVSAISFVMVERAADEPIMPLHMFKERNFLLTTGSGLITGIAMFGALAYMPTYLQMVTGVNATQAGFLMIPMMAALLVSSVVAGQLVSRTGRYKWLPLTGSIIVAIGLALLSTMTPTLPIWILCSYLAIMGLGLGMSMQILVLIVQNTFPNSQVGTATSSNNYFRQIGASIGTAVVGSLFVARLTELLGTRLPAAAAEATGDTNSLTPAAVRDLPDAVREIIVGVYNDALAPVFLYMVPLVLISAVLLAFVKEVPLATTIDRGEHTETLNVVSEDDADPDAESHELMTVSDQTGATSIIRSQP, encoded by the coding sequence ATGACAACTACCAATCAACCCGAAGTCATGACTCCGAGTGACCCCGCAACCAAGCGCAGCATCCTGCTGTTGTTTGCTGGCCTCATGGTCACCATGTTGCTTTCGGCACTCGACCAGACCATTTTCAGCACCGCGCTACCCACAATCGTTGGCGAGCTCGACGGTGTGAACCACATGCTGTGGGTGACAACGGCGTACATCCTGGCGTCGACCATCATGATGCCGGTGTACGGAAAGCTCGGTGACCTCATCGGCCGCAAGGGCCTGTTCATCGGCGCTATCGCGATCTTCATGGCTGGCTCCGTGATTGGCGGGTTTGCCCCAGACATGACCTGGCTGATCATCGGTCGCGCGGTTCAGGGCCTTGGTGGCGGTGGCCTCATGATCCTGTCGCAGGCAATCATCGCCGACGTGGTTCCCGCTCGCGAGCGTGGCCGTTACATGGGAATCATGGGCGGCGTGTTCGCCCTTGCCAGCGTCGCTGGTCCGCTACTGGGCGGCTGGTTCACCGAGTCCATCGGATGGCGTTGGGCATTCTGGATGAACCTCCCCCTCGGAGCGCTGGCAATCGTCTCTGCCGTGCTCCTGCTGAAACTCCCCAAGAACACCAAGAGCAAGCCCAGCATCGATGTTGCGGGCATGATCTTGCTTGCACTCGCGTCAACCGCAATCGTGTTGGTCACGACCTGGGGCGGCACTCAGTACGACTGGGATTCGCTCATCATCATTGGCCTTATCGCTCTCGCCATTGTTTCCGCCATCTCCTTCGTGATGGTGGAGCGCGCTGCCGATGAGCCGATCATGCCGTTGCACATGTTCAAGGAACGCAACTTCCTCCTCACAACGGGATCCGGCCTCATCACGGGTATCGCCATGTTTGGCGCCCTCGCCTACATGCCCACCTACTTGCAAATGGTGACGGGAGTGAACGCCACTCAGGCAGGGTTCTTAATGATCCCGATGATGGCCGCCCTGTTGGTGAGCTCGGTCGTTGCTGGCCAGTTGGTTAGCCGCACAGGTCGCTACAAGTGGCTGCCGTTGACCGGCTCGATCATTGTGGCAATCGGTCTGGCCCTGCTCTCGACTATGACCCCGACGCTGCCGATCTGGATCCTCTGCTCGTACCTCGCGATCATGGGACTTGGTCTCGGAATGAGTATGCAGATTCTCGTGCTCATCGTGCAGAACACGTTCCCGAACTCGCAAGTGGGTACGGCGACGTCATCCAACAACTACTTCCGTCAGATTGGTGCCTCGATTGGCACTGCTGTTGTCGGCAGCTTGTTTGTTGCGCGCCTTACCGAACTTCTCGGCACGCGTCTTCCGGCTGCTGCCGCGGAGGCGACTGGCGACACGAACTCCCTGACACCGGCAGCCGTGCGTGACCTGCCGGATGCCGTGCGCGAGATCATTGTCGGCGTCTACAACGATGCGCTTGCCCCGGTGTTCCTCTACATGGTGCCGCTCGTGCTGATCTCGGCCGTTCTGCTGGCGTTCGTCAAAGAGGTGCCGCTGGCCACCACGATCGACCGCGGCGAACACACTGAAACGCTCAATGTTGTCAGTGAAGACGACGCTGATCCGGATGCCGAATCGCACGAACTGATGACCGTCAGCGATCAGACTGGCGCAACCTCGATCATCCGCAGCCAACCGTAG
- a CDS encoding TetR/AcrR family transcriptional regulator, translated as MLHPPALGLRDRKRLETRLRIETAAVEIVTAEGLDGATVDMISERAEISPRTFFNYFDSKEDAILGTFEVGEVERAVAAGIGASESDDLVSAIISTMFEIVGPVAERTQLKTQRMLLVKEHPRLLSRQFGQFTQLNSTMTAAVVEFLTQRETTLPRDPEYVAEIAVAACIASVRIAVKEWVANGATAEIDSMYLRAIGLTRETLNTLQ; from the coding sequence GTGCTTCATCCCCCTGCCCTCGGTCTCCGTGATCGCAAACGCCTCGAAACGCGCCTGCGCATCGAGACTGCTGCGGTCGAGATCGTGACGGCCGAGGGGCTAGACGGTGCCACTGTCGACATGATTAGCGAGCGCGCCGAGATCTCTCCCCGCACGTTCTTCAACTATTTCGATAGCAAAGAGGATGCCATTCTCGGCACCTTTGAGGTAGGCGAAGTGGAGCGCGCCGTCGCAGCCGGCATCGGTGCATCGGAATCTGATGACCTAGTTTCGGCAATCATCTCAACCATGTTCGAAATCGTCGGCCCTGTAGCCGAGCGAACCCAGCTCAAAACCCAAAGGATGCTGCTCGTCAAAGAGCATCCACGTCTGCTCAGCAGACAGTTCGGCCAATTCACGCAACTCAACAGCACGATGACCGCTGCCGTTGTTGAATTCCTTACCCAGCGAGAAACTACGCTCCCCCGCGACCCTGAATATGTCGCCGAGATTGCCGTAGCCGCTTGCATCGCCTCTGTTCGAATCGCAGTAAAGGAATGGGTCGCCAACGGCGCTACCGCCGAAATCGACTCCATGTATTTGCGCGCGATCGGGCTCACACGAGAAACACTAAACACTCTTCAATGA
- a CDS encoding MBL fold metallo-hydrolase, with protein sequence MNLTKHEHACLVLEHENQRLVIDPGAFTEPLPTLDNVTAIVITHQHPDHWTNEQLARLRENNPDAPIFGPAGVAAAASDWNITTVVGGAREALGAWTLEFFGGEHAVIHKSIPIIDNLGVLVNGQFWYGGDSFTVPPKPVTSAAIPAGAPWLKISEVMDYVAELAPQRAIQTHDAVLSDKGLALSAARISEVMAGYGGEFTVLQPGETLRI encoded by the coding sequence ATGAATCTCACCAAGCATGAGCACGCGTGTCTCGTTCTTGAGCACGAAAACCAACGCCTTGTCATTGACCCTGGCGCGTTCACTGAACCCCTGCCGACGCTCGATAACGTGACCGCCATCGTGATCACCCACCAGCACCCTGATCACTGGACCAACGAGCAGCTTGCGCGCCTTCGTGAGAACAATCCCGACGCGCCCATCTTTGGCCCGGCCGGTGTCGCGGCCGCTGCCAGCGACTGGAACATCACCACCGTCGTCGGCGGTGCGCGCGAAGCCCTTGGCGCCTGGACGCTGGAGTTCTTTGGGGGCGAGCATGCCGTCATCCACAAGTCGATCCCGATTATCGACAACCTCGGCGTACTCGTGAACGGCCAGTTTTGGTACGGCGGAGATTCGTTCACTGTGCCGCCCAAGCCGGTTACGAGCGCCGCGATCCCTGCGGGCGCACCGTGGCTGAAGATCAGTGAAGTCATGGATTACGTGGCTGAGCTGGCACCACAACGTGCGATTCAGACGCACGATGCCGTGCTCTCTGACAAGGGACTCGCGCTTTCTGCAGCAAGAATTTCGGAGGTCATGGCGGGCTATGGCGGCGAGTTCACGGTGTTGCAGCCCGGCGAAACCCTTCGGATCTAG
- a CDS encoding diacylglycerol kinase family protein: MESIKPLRLVVAINPTASFGKGKHVGPQAVEALRALGHEVTALEEPNFALLLKRGRKAVSKKPDALLVVGGDGMVNLGTNLVAKTKVPLGIIPSGTGNDMARGLGIPFNDTDAAIASIVRGLSRPSRAIDAGSVAYVDEATGTAATRWFACVLSAGFDAIVNERANLMSWPKGPSRYTVALVIELLRLRAIKYKLTIDDKVIETTGALISVGNNVSLGGGMKVTPNALVDDGLADVLVVEALSRLAFLRVFPRVFSGTHLSDPRVTVYRGKHIRIESEEITAYADGERFAALPIDVTIVPGVLHILDQRD; this comes from the coding sequence GTGGAGTCGATCAAACCCCTGCGTCTTGTTGTCGCGATCAATCCGACAGCGTCTTTTGGTAAGGGCAAGCATGTTGGCCCTCAGGCTGTTGAGGCGCTACGTGCACTCGGTCATGAGGTCACCGCTCTTGAGGAGCCGAACTTTGCGTTGCTGCTGAAACGCGGCCGCAAGGCGGTGAGCAAGAAGCCGGATGCGCTGCTCGTCGTTGGTGGCGATGGCATGGTCAATCTCGGCACAAACCTTGTTGCGAAAACGAAGGTTCCGTTGGGAATCATTCCGTCAGGCACGGGCAATGATATGGCTCGCGGTTTGGGCATCCCGTTCAACGACACCGATGCTGCGATCGCGAGCATTGTGCGCGGCCTCAGTCGACCGTCTCGCGCGATCGACGCGGGCAGCGTTGCTTATGTCGACGAAGCTACCGGTACGGCAGCAACGCGTTGGTTTGCCTGTGTGCTTTCAGCCGGATTCGATGCCATCGTTAATGAGCGCGCGAACTTGATGTCATGGCCTAAGGGCCCCAGCCGTTACACAGTGGCATTGGTTATTGAGTTGTTGCGGTTGCGCGCGATCAAATACAAGCTCACGATCGACGACAAGGTCATCGAAACGACGGGTGCGCTCATTAGTGTCGGCAATAACGTCTCGCTCGGTGGCGGCATGAAGGTAACGCCGAATGCTTTAGTGGATGACGGCCTTGCCGATGTTCTTGTCGTCGAAGCACTGTCACGGTTGGCGTTCTTGCGCGTCTTCCCGCGCGTGTTCAGTGGCACGCATCTCAGCGACCCGCGCGTCACGGTATACCGCGGAAAGCACATCCGCATCGAATCCGAAGAGATCACGGCGTACGCCGACGGTGAGCGCTTTGCAGCGCTGCCGATCGACGTGACGATCGTGCCGGGCGTGCTGCATATTCTTGACCAGCGCGACTAG
- a CDS encoding thioredoxin domain-containing protein, with translation MKKALLPTLVALGVLVIIAVGVFIYVSVNSTGTSPTADSPDGSATTTSSAVASDSRYLDDVGPDAVTVVEFLDFECSACGQFYPYVEGIREYYDGEINYVVRYFPLPNHPHSMEAAVSAEAAGQQGEFEAMYHKLFETQADWGFADGPQAATFRDYAAELGLDLELYDASVADPETQARVEADFADGQELGVESTPSFFVNDKLIEIQSVEDLPEAIKAALEQQ, from the coding sequence ATGAAAAAGGCCCTCTTACCCACCTTGGTCGCGCTAGGCGTGCTCGTAATTATCGCGGTTGGTGTATTCATCTACGTATCGGTGAACTCAACAGGCACAAGCCCCACTGCGGACTCGCCAGATGGCAGTGCGACGACAACGTCGTCTGCGGTTGCGAGCGACTCCCGCTACCTCGACGACGTTGGCCCGGATGCGGTGACCGTTGTCGAATTTCTCGACTTTGAGTGCAGCGCCTGTGGCCAGTTTTACCCCTACGTCGAGGGAATCCGCGAGTACTACGACGGCGAAATCAACTATGTTGTGCGCTACTTTCCCCTGCCCAACCATCCGCACTCAATGGAAGCCGCCGTCAGTGCCGAAGCTGCCGGTCAACAGGGCGAGTTCGAGGCGATGTATCACAAGCTTTTCGAGACGCAGGCAGACTGGGGCTTTGCTGACGGCCCTCAAGCTGCCACCTTCCGCGACTACGCCGCCGAGCTAGGTCTCGACCTGGAGCTCTACGATGCCTCGGTCGCGGATCCAGAAACACAAGCCAGAGTCGAGGCAGACTTCGCCGATGGCCAGGAGCTCGGGGTCGAGAGCACCCCATCTTTCTTCGTTAACGACAAGCTCATCGAGATTCAGAGCGTCGAAGATTTGCCCGAAGCGATCAAGGCAGCTCTGGAACAACAGTGA
- a CDS encoding acyl-CoA dehydrogenase family protein: MSDTTFTAPAIDNRWASVSRPTTPEGWLQRAEEVSDILAADAVERDAANLPPRAEVKLLKDSGLVTVLGPLKHGGGGQSWETTYKVIRTIARGDGSIGQLLGYHYLWAWATRLVATDEQIADIEQLYTEKNFLFGGAVNPRDSDLTVTDVGDDIIFTGNKSFSTGGVVSDLTVLEGILEGTVTHVFAVVPTEQPAIVFNGDWDNLGQRLTESGSVQINGVRTSWASALGFVNREFQPLTYGTLNVPAIQLVFANFYLGIAQGAIENASAYTRTKSRAWPYGGDNKANASEEWYILEGYGQLQSKLWADEALLDSVGAEISAVLHAPRTELTARRRGEIAVRIAAGKLRISEDGLEVATKVFELTGARASANSVGLDIFWRNLRTHSLHDPAPYKKREVGQYVLLNEVPEPSWYT, encoded by the coding sequence ATGTCTGACACCACTTTCACCGCCCCCGCGATCGACAATCGCTGGGCATCTGTATCTCGACCGACAACCCCCGAAGGCTGGCTGCAGCGCGCAGAAGAAGTCTCCGACATCCTCGCCGCTGACGCCGTCGAACGAGACGCCGCGAACCTGCCGCCACGCGCCGAAGTGAAACTACTCAAAGACTCCGGCCTCGTGACAGTGCTCGGCCCGCTCAAGCACGGTGGCGGAGGGCAGTCGTGGGAGACCACCTACAAAGTCATTCGCACGATTGCCCGCGGCGATGGATCGATCGGGCAACTGCTTGGCTACCACTACCTCTGGGCATGGGCAACGCGTCTCGTTGCCACTGACGAGCAGATTGCCGACATCGAGCAGCTCTACACCGAAAAGAACTTTCTCTTTGGCGGTGCCGTGAATCCGCGAGATTCTGATTTGACCGTGACTGATGTGGGCGACGACATCATCTTCACGGGCAACAAATCATTCTCCACTGGTGGAGTCGTCTCCGATCTGACTGTCCTGGAGGGCATCCTCGAAGGAACGGTCACTCACGTCTTTGCGGTCGTTCCGACGGAACAGCCTGCGATCGTCTTCAACGGTGATTGGGACAATCTAGGGCAGCGTCTCACCGAGTCAGGTTCCGTGCAGATCAACGGGGTGCGCACGAGCTGGGCCTCGGCATTGGGCTTCGTCAATAGAGAGTTCCAGCCGCTCACCTATGGCACGCTCAACGTTCCGGCCATTCAACTCGTGTTCGCGAATTTTTACCTCGGAATCGCTCAAGGAGCGATCGAGAATGCGTCCGCCTACACGCGCACCAAGAGCCGCGCCTGGCCGTACGGCGGCGACAACAAGGCCAATGCTTCCGAGGAGTGGTACATCCTCGAAGGCTACGGGCAGCTGCAATCAAAACTGTGGGCGGATGAGGCCCTACTCGACTCGGTCGGAGCGGAGATCAGTGCCGTTCTGCACGCGCCGCGCACGGAACTCACTGCGCGACGTCGCGGCGAAATTGCGGTGCGGATCGCCGCAGGCAAGCTCCGCATTAGCGAAGACGGCCTCGAGGTCGCGACGAAGGTATTCGAGTTGACGGGCGCTAGGGCATCCGCAAACTCGGTTGGGTTGGATATTTTCTGGCGCAACCTGCGCACCCACAGCCTGCACGACCCCGCACCATACAAGAAGCGCGAGGTTGGACAATATGTGCTGCTCAATGAAGTGCCCGAGCCCAGCTGGTACACCTAA
- a CDS encoding cation-translocating P-type ATPase: protein MSEECCGPREPSTVRDLDIPRDTDTSAVTSPAAALVNTDLAPWWRDRALALPALSGVLLIAALIAIAAGADGWPATALQAGSLLAGAATFVPGALRRLASGSLGVGLLMTIAAVGAVLLGHVGEAAALAFLFSIAEALEDRAMDRARHGLRALLSLIPETALVERDGAPVTLPASEIVVGDLLFVRAGERVATDGVVEGGRSSVDTSAVTGESIPVAVEAGVTVLAGSINGTGSLRIQATARGTDNSLTTIVRLVEEANSRKGTRARLADRIARPLVPIVLVLAAAIIGFGFLIVDPELWTERALVVLVAASPCALAIAVPVTVISAIGSASKLGIIVKSGAAFERLGSIRTVALDKTGTLTRNQPTVVAVETATDVTRDAVLQIAAALEAHSTHPLAAAVLAEQPDHPDAIDVVEDAGRGVSGLIDGTPARIGNTRWLNAGALNETAAALADKGMTVVVVERDGRVIGLLGIRDELRPDAAEAVAQLQASGIRTLMLTGDNARTATALATQAGISDVRAELLPADKAHAIEALAAESPTAMIGDGINDAPALAAADVGIAMGATGSAVAVESADVAFTGSDLRLIPLALLHARRGRRIMTGNIVLSLAIIIVLFPLALFGVLGLAGVVLVHEVAELVVIVNGVRAARLPQRSL, encoded by the coding sequence GTGAGTGAAGAATGCTGCGGACCACGTGAGCCAAGCACCGTGCGTGATCTTGATATCCCCCGCGATACCGATACCAGTGCCGTCACGTCGCCGGCAGCTGCCCTTGTCAACACCGACTTAGCCCCCTGGTGGCGAGACCGAGCCTTAGCGCTCCCCGCACTCTCCGGAGTGCTGTTGATCGCTGCACTCATCGCCATTGCCGCTGGAGCAGACGGCTGGCCCGCAACGGCACTTCAGGCTGGCAGCCTGCTCGCCGGTGCCGCCACCTTCGTTCCCGGCGCGCTCCGCAGGCTAGCCAGCGGTTCCCTCGGCGTTGGACTGCTCATGACGATCGCTGCAGTTGGCGCAGTGCTCCTCGGTCACGTCGGTGAAGCCGCCGCTCTCGCCTTCTTGTTCTCCATAGCCGAAGCCCTCGAAGATCGCGCAATGGATCGTGCCCGCCACGGGCTGCGAGCGCTGCTCTCTCTCATTCCCGAAACCGCGCTCGTGGAGCGCGACGGTGCTCCGGTAACGCTCCCCGCCTCGGAAATCGTCGTCGGCGACCTACTTTTCGTGCGCGCCGGCGAACGTGTGGCAACCGATGGCGTTGTCGAAGGTGGTCGAAGCAGCGTTGACACGTCCGCGGTCACGGGAGAGTCAATTCCGGTCGCCGTTGAGGCCGGAGTCACAGTGCTCGCTGGTTCGATTAACGGAACAGGATCGCTGCGCATCCAGGCCACTGCCAGGGGCACAGACAACTCGCTCACCACCATTGTTCGCCTGGTCGAAGAAGCCAACTCGCGCAAGGGCACCCGGGCACGCCTCGCTGACCGAATCGCGCGCCCGCTCGTGCCCATCGTTCTCGTGCTCGCGGCAGCCATCATCGGCTTTGGCTTCCTCATTGTCGACCCCGAACTGTGGACGGAACGTGCCCTGGTCGTACTCGTCGCCGCATCGCCGTGCGCGCTCGCGATCGCTGTACCCGTCACAGTGATTTCAGCTATTGGCTCAGCGAGCAAGCTGGGAATCATCGTGAAGTCTGGTGCAGCGTTTGAACGTCTCGGCAGCATCCGCACTGTCGCGTTAGACAAAACCGGCACCCTCACCCGCAATCAGCCCACGGTTGTCGCGGTCGAAACCGCCACAGACGTGACGCGGGATGCCGTGCTGCAGATCGCTGCTGCCCTCGAAGCTCACAGCACTCATCCCCTCGCGGCCGCTGTGCTTGCCGAGCAGCCCGACCACCCTGACGCGATCGATGTCGTCGAAGACGCCGGACGCGGTGTTTCTGGACTCATCGACGGCACCCCCGCCCGCATCGGCAACACTCGCTGGCTCAACGCGGGGGCGCTCAACGAGACCGCAGCAGCCCTCGCCGACAAGGGAATGACTGTCGTGGTGGTTGAACGTGACGGTCGCGTCATCGGGCTCCTGGGCATCCGCGACGAGCTGCGGCCGGATGCTGCGGAGGCTGTCGCACAATTGCAGGCGTCGGGCATCCGCACCCTCATGCTGACCGGCGACAACGCCCGCACGGCCACCGCGCTTGCCACCCAGGCTGGTATCAGCGACGTGCGCGCCGAACTCTTACCTGCCGACAAGGCTCACGCGATTGAGGCTCTGGCGGCAGAATCTCCCACGGCAATGATCGGCGATGGAATCAACGACGCTCCGGCGTTGGCCGCCGCCGATGTCGGGATCGCCATGGGCGCGACCGGCTCAGCTGTCGCCGTCGAGTCAGCGGATGTTGCCTTCACCGGCAGCGATCTGCGTCTCATTCCGCTTGCTCTGCTTCATGCGCGGCGCGGGCGTCGCATTATGACGGGAAACATTGTGCTGTCGCTCGCGATCATCATCGTGCTGTTCCCGCTCGCGCTTTTCGGGGTGCTCGGCCTCGCCGGTGTCGTGCTGGTGCATGAAGTTGCTGAGCTGGTTGTCATCGTCAATGGGGTGCGAGCAGCACGGTTGCCCCAGCGCTCTCTGTAG
- a CDS encoding helix-turn-helix transcriptional regulator, whose product MLTSASRVDVMNRLGRAMADPTRARILLSLLEKPGYPVQLAHDLELTRSNVSNHLTCLRGCGLVVATPEGRSTRYEISDAHLTRALTAIVNVVLAIDDGAPCLDNDCDVPLCCDPKATA is encoded by the coding sequence ATGCTGACTAGTGCTTCTCGTGTTGATGTAATGAACCGCCTCGGCCGCGCGATGGCCGACCCGACCCGAGCCCGCATCTTGCTTTCCTTGCTTGAAAAACCTGGCTACCCAGTGCAGTTGGCGCACGATCTCGAACTCACCAGAAGCAACGTCTCAAACCACCTCACCTGCCTCCGCGGCTGCGGCCTTGTCGTGGCAACACCGGAGGGGCGCTCGACTCGCTACGAGATATCTGATGCTCACCTCACCCGCGCCCTGACAGCCATAGTCAACGTCGTGCTCGCGATTGATGACGGAGCGCCGTGCCTCGACAACGACTGCGATGTTCCGCTGTGCTGCGATCCGAAAGCCACAGCGTGA
- a CDS encoding TerC family protein — MTVLLIILAADLIMAYKRPHIPSTKESALWVSFYVSLALIFALMMFLLGDVEQAGQFVAGWVTEYSLSIDNLFVFVIIMGRFSVPRKYQQEVLMVGILIALVLRGIFILLGAQLIENFSFIFYIFGAFLLYTAIRQVFENHDDMEETESGIIRFLRKHINISPTFDGGKVRTVIDGKKVFTPILVVFVALGITDLVFAIDSIPAIFGITTDPFIVFTANIFALMGLRQLYFLLGDLIDKLVYLHYGIAFVLGFIGVKLFLHALHVNELPFINGGEPALWAPEIGTWTSLIVILVSMAVAVIASLVKMQHDKKRKLAELSID, encoded by the coding sequence CTGACTGTTTTGCTGATTATTCTCGCAGCGGACCTGATCATGGCGTACAAACGGCCGCACATCCCCAGCACTAAAGAGTCAGCACTCTGGGTCAGCTTCTATGTGAGCCTCGCCCTCATCTTTGCGCTCATGATGTTCTTGCTGGGCGACGTAGAACAGGCCGGCCAGTTCGTCGCCGGTTGGGTCACTGAATACAGCCTCTCAATCGATAATCTGTTCGTGTTCGTGATCATCATGGGCCGCTTCTCAGTGCCGCGAAAGTACCAACAAGAGGTGCTGATGGTCGGCATCCTGATCGCCCTCGTTTTGCGCGGAATCTTCATTTTGCTCGGCGCGCAGCTCATCGAAAACTTCAGCTTCATCTTCTACATCTTCGGTGCGTTCCTGCTCTACACCGCTATTCGCCAGGTCTTCGAAAACCACGACGACATGGAGGAAACCGAAAGTGGAATCATCCGCTTCCTGCGCAAGCACATCAACATCTCTCCGACATTCGACGGCGGCAAAGTTCGCACGGTGATCGACGGTAAAAAGGTCTTCACGCCGATCTTGGTTGTGTTCGTGGCGCTCGGAATCACCGACCTCGTGTTTGCGATTGACTCAATCCCTGCGATCTTCGGAATCACGACCGACCCGTTCATCGTGTTCACGGCCAACATCTTCGCGCTCATGGGGCTCCGCCAGCTGTACTTCTTGCTCGGTGACCTCATCGACAAACTGGTGTACCTCCACTACGGCATCGCCTTCGTGCTCGGGTTCATCGGCGTGAAGTTGTTCCTTCACGCCCTGCACGTTAACGAGTTGCCCTTTATCAACGGTGGAGAGCCCGCTCTCTGGGCGCCGGAGATTGGCACGTGGACCTCACTGATCGTCATTCTTGTCTCGATGGCCGTTGCCGTAATCGCGAGCCTCGTGAAGATGCAACACGATAAGAAGCGCAAGCTCGCTGAACTCTCGATCGACTAG
- a CDS encoding Glu/Leu/Phe/Val dehydrogenase family protein produces the protein MIMQPSTTLEAPVSAIENAEFVHENVLVSTGKRSGLIISVAVHSTVLGQALGGARMWNYPHWTDAVADSLRLSAAMTLKNSAAGLNRGGGKSVIHIPMGVTLTAEQKRNAMLDLGDAIESLNGAYMTAEDVGTSAELMSVVAERTEHVCGLPAEQGGAGEPADATAAGVHASILATCEALFGTREVAGRHLVISGLGQVGGRLARSLTAAGAVLTVTDVNLDRKLLAAELDANWVDADEAHSVIADIYVPCGMGGALSPRIIRELNVSGVVGAANNQLAQHDGAEALTERGILWAPDFVVNGGGVIYLDMASAPDADADAIAKRVEAIGDTVATIFRDAAAQGITTLDAAERLAQSRLVTVV, from the coding sequence ATGATTATGCAACCGTCAACGACGTTAGAAGCCCCCGTCTCCGCTATCGAAAACGCGGAATTTGTTCACGAGAACGTTCTCGTATCGACAGGCAAGCGCTCCGGCCTCATTATTAGCGTCGCCGTTCACTCCACCGTCCTCGGTCAAGCCCTGGGCGGCGCGCGAATGTGGAACTATCCACACTGGACCGACGCGGTGGCCGACTCCCTCCGTCTCTCTGCCGCAATGACGCTCAAGAATTCTGCCGCCGGCCTCAACCGCGGTGGCGGCAAGTCGGTCATCCACATTCCGATGGGCGTGACGCTCACCGCTGAGCAGAAGCGGAATGCGATGCTCGATCTCGGGGACGCCATCGAGAGTCTCAACGGTGCGTATATGACGGCAGAAGATGTCGGAACAAGCGCTGAACTCATGTCGGTTGTGGCCGAGCGTACTGAGCATGTTTGCGGTCTCCCCGCCGAGCAGGGTGGAGCCGGCGAGCCAGCTGACGCTACTGCCGCTGGTGTGCACGCCAGCATCCTTGCGACCTGTGAAGCACTCTTTGGCACTCGTGAGGTAGCCGGACGACACCTCGTGATCTCCGGACTCGGTCAGGTCGGTGGACGCCTTGCACGCTCGCTGACCGCCGCCGGCGCAGTGCTCACTGTCACCGATGTGAACCTCGACCGCAAACTTCTTGCCGCCGAACTTGATGCCAACTGGGTCGACGCCGACGAAGCTCACAGCGTGATCGCCGACATCTATGTGCCCTGCGGAATGGGTGGTGCTCTCAGCCCCCGCATCATTCGCGAGCTCAACGTCAGCGGCGTGGTCGGCGCGGCCAATAACCAACTCGCGCAACATGACGGTGCCGAGGCACTCACGGAGCGCGGCATCCTCTGGGCCCCAGACTTCGTCGTGAATGGTGGAGGCGTGATCTACCTCGACATGGCTTCTGCACCGGATGCTGACGCAGACGCCATTGCGAAGCGCGTCGAGGCTATCGGCGACACTGTTGCCACAATCTTCCGCGATGCTGCAGCGCAGGGCATCACGACCCTGGATGCTGCAGAGCGACTGGCACAGTCGCGCCTCGTCACGGTCGTCTAG